One window of Gloeothece citriformis PCC 7424 genomic DNA carries:
- the psbE gene encoding cytochrome b559 subunit alpha produces MSGTTGERPFSDIVTSIRYWVIHSITIPMLFVAGWLFVSTGLAYDVFGTPRPDEYYTQERLELPILKDRYNTDQQIQEFNK; encoded by the coding sequence ATGTCAGGTACTACTGGAGAACGTCCATTTTCCGATATTGTTACCAGTATTCGCTACTGGGTAATTCATAGTATTACCATTCCCATGTTATTTGTTGCGGGTTGGTTATTTGTTAGCACCGGCCTCGCTTATGATGTGTTTGGTACTCCCCGTCCTGATGAGTATTATACTCAAGAGCGTTTAGAGTTACCGATCTTAAAAGATCGCTATAACACCGATCAACAAATCCAAGAGTTTAATAAGTAG
- a CDS encoding photosynthesis system II assembly factor Ycf48, with amino-acid sequence MRKLKQIVIIVAVCLFCISCSNVPSTSYNPWKVINLDTESTFADVAFTSDPNHGWIVGTQASLFETTDGGDTWQERKLDLGDEKISFDGISFNGDEGWVTGKPAILLHTEDGGKTWSRIPLSEKLPGAPYGIIALAPQTAEMVTDLGGIYKTTDGGRTWKALVEAAVGVARNIQRSEDGKYVAVSARGNFYSTWEPGQTEWTPHNRNSSRRLQTMGYTEDDRLWLIARGGQLQFSAPEDPETWDESIYPEFSTSWGLLDLAYRTPEEMWVAGGSGNLLVSFDNGKTWEKDRQIEDVPANLYKIVFMNPEKGFVLGQKGVLLKYEPPAETA; translated from the coding sequence ATGAGAAAACTAAAACAAATCGTAATAATAGTAGCTGTTTGTTTATTTTGTATCAGTTGTAGTAATGTTCCCTCCACAAGCTATAATCCTTGGAAGGTCATCAACCTAGACACTGAGTCAACTTTTGCTGACGTAGCGTTTACCAGCGATCCTAATCACGGTTGGATTGTGGGAACTCAGGCGAGTTTATTTGAAACCACCGATGGGGGAGATACTTGGCAAGAGCGAAAATTAGATCTAGGGGATGAAAAAATTAGCTTTGATGGGATTAGCTTTAATGGGGATGAAGGGTGGGTCACCGGTAAACCGGCTATTTTATTACACACAGAAGATGGCGGAAAAACCTGGTCACGCATTCCTTTAAGTGAGAAATTACCGGGCGCTCCCTATGGTATTATTGCCCTTGCTCCCCAAACCGCAGAAATGGTGACGGACTTGGGGGGAATTTACAAAACCACCGACGGAGGCCGCACCTGGAAAGCGTTAGTCGAAGCCGCCGTAGGGGTAGCCCGTAATATTCAACGTTCTGAAGATGGGAAATATGTGGCGGTTTCTGCTAGAGGGAATTTTTATTCCACTTGGGAACCCGGACAAACCGAATGGACTCCCCATAACCGCAACTCTTCCCGTCGTCTTCAAACAATGGGCTATACAGAAGATGATCGTCTGTGGTTAATTGCCAGAGGAGGTCAACTCCAATTTAGTGCACCAGAAGATCCCGAAACTTGGGATGAGTCCATTTATCCTGAATTTTCTACCAGTTGGGGATTACTGGATCTGGCTTACCGCACTCCGGAAGAAATGTGGGTAGCTGGTGGAAGTGGCAACTTATTGGTAAGCTTTGATAATGGCAAAACTTGGGAAAAAGATCGACAGATAGAGGATGTTCCGGCTAACCTTTATAAAATCGTCTTTATGAATCCAGAAAAAGGCTTTGTCTTGGGTCAAAAAGGTGTTTTACTAAAATATGAACCCCCGGCAGAAACCGCTTAA
- a CDS encoding rubredoxin: MSERPKELTLAEQASPNYECRACGYVYEPNKGDSKLDISAGTPFEELPVNWRCPVCGVPKTQFVNIGAVNAPSGFAENLNYGLGVNRLSPNQKNLLIFGGLALAFLFFLSLYGLH, from the coding sequence ATGAGCGAACGACCCAAAGAACTAACCCTGGCTGAACAAGCCTCCCCTAACTATGAATGTCGAGCCTGTGGCTACGTTTACGAACCCAACAAGGGAGACAGTAAACTAGACATTTCTGCCGGCACTCCCTTTGAAGAACTTCCCGTTAATTGGCGTTGCCCAGTGTGTGGAGTTCCTAAAACCCAATTTGTCAACATTGGTGCAGTGAATGCCCCATCAGGTTTTGCTGAAAACCTCAATTATGGACTTGGAGTCAACCGTCTAAGTCCTAATCAAAAAAATCTCTTGATTTTTGGGGGTTTAGCGTTGGCTTTCTTGTTTTTCTTGAGTCTGTATGGACTACACTAA
- a CDS encoding FAD-dependent hydroxylase, which produces MTEQALNYPPSKAESNLDYDLVIVGGGIVGATLASALKASGLKIGIIEAQPPEKASARRRAYALSLMSGRILEGIGVWDKILPHIGKFSKIRLSDGTHPQVVKFYTTDLATEYLGYVGDHQVILTALQEFIAECPNINWLCPAQLMSVDYQQSEATLTLKIAEKEHQIRTKLVIGADGARSQIRTSAGITTRGWKYWQSCVTFTIKHQAPQNDVAFERFWPTGPMGILPLPDNRCQIVWTAPHAQAKALQDLDEQEFLAKLDYHTGGQLGQLELVSDRYLFPVQLMQSDRYIKPRLALVGDAAHCCHPVGGQGLNLGIRDAAALAQILREAHQKGEDIGTLKVLQPYQNWRKRENLAILGVTDLLDRVFSNAWLPVVAVRRLGIWMICHLPFLKIFALQVMTGLKGKTPQLAEN; this is translated from the coding sequence ATGACTGAGCAAGCGCTAAATTATCCTCCCTCAAAGGCTGAAAGTAATCTAGACTATGACCTAGTTATAGTTGGGGGTGGTATCGTCGGAGCAACCCTAGCCAGTGCATTAAAAGCTTCTGGGCTGAAAATTGGCATTATTGAAGCGCAACCCCCCGAAAAAGCCAGCGCTAGACGACGAGCTTACGCTTTATCCCTAATGTCAGGACGGATTTTAGAAGGGATAGGAGTTTGGGATAAAATATTACCACATATTGGCAAATTTAGCAAAATTCGTCTTTCTGACGGCACTCATCCACAAGTAGTTAAATTTTACACTACAGATCTCGCAACAGAATATTTAGGCTATGTAGGAGATCACCAAGTTATTTTAACTGCCCTACAAGAATTTATTGCTGAATGTCCTAATATTAACTGGTTATGTCCGGCTCAACTAATGAGTGTAGACTATCAACAGTCTGAAGCAACTTTAACCCTAAAAATTGCCGAAAAAGAACATCAAATTCGGACAAAATTAGTCATCGGAGCAGATGGAGCGCGATCGCAAATTCGGACTTCTGCCGGCATCACTACTAGAGGATGGAAATATTGGCAGTCTTGCGTCACCTTTACCATTAAACATCAAGCCCCTCAAAATGATGTTGCTTTTGAGAGATTTTGGCCGACTGGCCCGATGGGGATTTTACCCTTACCCGACAACCGATGTCAAATCGTCTGGACTGCTCCCCATGCTCAAGCTAAAGCTTTACAAGACCTCGATGAACAAGAATTTTTAGCTAAATTAGACTATCATACCGGCGGACAGTTGGGTCAGTTAGAATTAGTCAGCGATCGCTATTTATTCCCCGTCCAACTGATGCAGAGCGATCGCTATATTAAACCTAGATTAGCCTTAGTGGGAGATGCTGCCCACTGTTGTCATCCTGTAGGAGGACAAGGGTTAAATTTAGGCATTCGAGATGCAGCCGCTTTAGCCCAAATCTTGCGGGAAGCCCACCAAAAAGGAGAAGATATAGGAACGCTCAAGGTACTTCAACCCTATCAAAATTGGCGTAAACGGGAAAATTTAGCCATTCTTGGGGTAACAGACTTATTAGACCGAGTGTTTTCTAATGCTTGGTTGCCAGTAGTGGCGGTACGTCGCTTAGGAATTTGGATGATCTGCCATCTGCCTTTTCTAAAAATCTTTGCTTTACAAGTGATGACAGGGTTGAAAGGGAAAACTCCTCAACTAGCAGAAAATTAA
- a CDS encoding Uma2 family endonuclease → MLTTKPRFTSFEDYLTYDDNSEGVYELFNGELIEMLPESGLNVEITTFLLLKFAALVGHRRVRGHGLELEVRGEPKNRFPDLTIIREEHIQQLSQRNTIRLSMSPPLLVIEVVSPGEIQRERDYIAKRIQYQDCAIPEYWIVDPQTETILILELSSNTYREVGSFRNDDLLESPGFKELKLQVSEVFNQN, encoded by the coding sequence ATGTTAACAACTAAACCTCGATTTACAAGTTTTGAAGACTACTTAACTTACGATGACAATTCTGAGGGAGTCTATGAATTGTTTAACGGAGAATTAATTGAAATGCTACCAGAGTCAGGGTTAAATGTGGAAATTACTACCTTTTTATTGCTTAAATTTGCTGCCCTGGTGGGACATCGTAGAGTTAGAGGTCATGGACTAGAATTAGAAGTTAGAGGCGAACCTAAAAACCGTTTCCCTGATTTAACCATTATCCGAGAAGAACATATTCAACAATTATCCCAACGGAACACTATTCGACTGTCTATGTCTCCTCCTTTATTGGTGATTGAAGTAGTTAGTCCTGGAGAAATTCAAAGAGAAAGAGATTACATTGCTAAAAGAATACAATATCAAGATTGTGCTATTCCTGAATATTGGATTGTTGACCCTCAAACTGAGACTATTCTAATCTTAGAATTGAGCAGCAATACTTATAGAGAAGTCGGGAGTTTTAGAAATGATGATTTACTGGAATCTCCCGGATTTAAGGAACTTAAATTACAAGTTTCTGAAGTATTTAATCAAAACTAA
- a CDS encoding Uma2 family endonuclease, translated as MLTTKPRFTSFEDYLTYDDNSEGIYELFNGELIEMPPESGLNVQIVNRLFLIFALMLGTDRVRGHGLELEVRGEPKNRFPDLTIIREEHIQQLSQRNTIRLSMSPPLLVIEVVSPGEIQRERDYIAKRIQYQDCAIPEYWIVDPQTETILILELASNNYREVGSFRNDDLLKSPTFKQLNLKPSELFIHKEL; from the coding sequence ATGTTAACAACTAAACCTCGATTTACAAGTTTTGAAGACTACTTAACTTACGATGACAATTCTGAGGGAATCTATGAATTGTTTAACGGAGAATTAATTGAAATGCCGCCAGAGTCAGGGTTAAATGTTCAAATTGTCAATCGTCTTTTTTTAATTTTTGCTTTGATGCTAGGAACTGATAGAGTTAGAGGTCATGGACTAGAATTAGAAGTTAGAGGCGAACCTAAAAACCGTTTCCCTGATTTAACCATTATCCGAGAAGAACATATTCAACAATTATCACAGCGCAATACTATTCGACTATCTATGTCTCCTCCTTTATTAGTGATTGAAGTAGTTAGTCCTGGAGAAATACAAAGAGAGAGAGATTACATCGCCAAAAGAATACAATATCAAGATTGTGCTATTCCTGAATATTGGATTGTTGACCCTCAAACTGAGACTATTCTAATCTTAGAATTGGCTAGTAATAATTATAGAGAAGTCGGGAGTTTTAGAAATGATGATTTACTGAAATCTCCCACATTTAAACAACTAAATTTAAAGCCTTCTGAACTGTTTATCCACAAAGAACTGTAG
- a CDS encoding ParA family protein — translation MIIAVTALKGGVGKTTTAIHIAAYLQQKAPTLLIDADKNRSALHWSREDTLPFFVASQAGSTRLITKYTHIITDTQARPEPEELEDLVQGCDLLVIPTTPNHLDVDVTIKAVELLQPLKANFKILLTKVDARTRNGREARKTLEDLKYPVFREEIPLLVAFEKASDRGVIVKDISDPRAKYAWGCYESVGKEIMAS, via the coding sequence ATGATTATTGCCGTGACTGCCTTAAAGGGAGGAGTAGGAAAAACCACAACTGCAATTCATATAGCGGCTTACCTACAACAAAAAGCCCCCACTTTGCTAATCGATGCCGATAAAAATCGTTCTGCTTTACACTGGTCAAGAGAAGATACCTTACCCTTTTTTGTCGCTTCACAAGCTGGCTCGACTCGCTTAATTACCAAGTATACTCATATCATCACCGATACTCAAGCTAGACCAGAACCCGAAGAATTAGAAGATTTAGTTCAAGGGTGTGATTTATTAGTCATTCCCACGACTCCTAACCATTTAGATGTCGATGTCACCATTAAAGCGGTAGAGTTGTTACAACCCCTCAAGGCTAATTTTAAAATTTTATTAACTAAAGTTGATGCTCGCACTCGTAACGGACGAGAAGCTAGAAAAACTTTAGAAGATTTAAAATATCCTGTGTTTAGGGAAGAAATTCCCTTACTTGTAGCTTTTGAAAAAGCAAGCGATCGGGGTGTTATTGTGAAAGATATCTCAGATCCAAGAGCAAAATATGCTTGGGGATGTTATGAATCTGTCGGCAAGGAAATTATGGCGAGTTAG
- a CDS encoding RNA-guided endonuclease InsQ/TnpB family protein, which produces MLNLNYCYRIYPDAAQEKELLEWLEICRGVYNYALAERKEWINSRKCKVNACSLHSEYIIPADQPFPDYYRQKKALTEAKKQYPKLKQVQSQVLQEVIGRLDKAFNFFWKKSFGFPRFKKYGQFRSINFPQFKENPITGYQLKLPKIGTVLINLHRPIPDGFIVKQVQIVKKASGWYAVACIQSDVKIPSPIPQGKSLGIDLGLEKFIATSQEELIARPKFFIELQSKLKWLQRRLSKKQKGSKNRLKAIQKVAKLHEHIYNTRKNFHYQVAHHLCDQAQIIFAEDLNLKAMSRGMLCKHTLDAGFGGFLEALKHVAWKRDVYFEKVDANFTSQICPNCGVVTGKKDLSIRVHECSSCGFKTDRDVAAAMIVEQRGLAALGLGVKLPVEEEVIGDVPKRISRASRRSRNAS; this is translated from the coding sequence GTGTTAAACCTTAACTATTGCTATCGAATTTATCCCGATGCTGCCCAAGAAAAAGAATTGCTTGAGTGGCTAGAAATCTGTCGAGGTGTATATAATTACGCCTTGGCAGAAAGAAAAGAGTGGATAAATTCTCGCAAGTGCAAGGTTAATGCTTGTAGTCTTCATTCTGAATATATTATACCTGCTGACCAACCTTTTCCTGATTATTACAGGCAGAAGAAGGCTTTAACTGAAGCCAAAAAGCAATATCCAAAATTAAAACAAGTTCAATCTCAAGTATTACAAGAAGTGATTGGACGACTGGACAAAGCTTTTAATTTCTTTTGGAAAAAAAGTTTTGGCTTTCCTCGGTTCAAAAAATACGGACAGTTTCGCTCAATCAATTTTCCTCAATTTAAGGAAAATCCGATTACTGGATATCAGCTTAAATTACCTAAGATAGGAACTGTTTTAATTAATTTACACCGACCTATCCCTGATGGGTTTATTGTTAAACAAGTTCAGATAGTCAAGAAAGCTTCTGGTTGGTATGCTGTCGCCTGTATTCAATCAGATGTCAAGATACCTTCTCCAATACCTCAAGGGAAATCTTTGGGAATCGATTTGGGGCTTGAGAAATTTATAGCAACATCTCAGGAAGAATTAATCGCTAGACCCAAGTTTTTTATCGAACTTCAAAGCAAGCTTAAATGGCTGCAAAGAAGATTATCAAAGAAGCAAAAGGGGTCTAAAAACCGACTTAAGGCTATTCAAAAAGTAGCCAAACTTCATGAACACATTTACAACACCCGTAAGAACTTTCATTATCAAGTGGCTCACCATCTTTGTGATCAAGCTCAAATAATTTTTGCTGAGGATTTAAACTTGAAAGCAATGTCAAGAGGAATGTTGTGCAAACATACTCTTGATGCTGGCTTTGGTGGTTTTCTAGAAGCATTAAAGCACGTCGCTTGGAAACGAGATGTTTATTTTGAGAAAGTCGATGCTAATTTCACTTCTCAAATCTGTCCCAATTGTGGTGTAGTAACTGGTAAAAAAGATTTATCTATTCGAGTGCATGAATGTTCTAGTTGTGGATTCAAAACCGATAGGGACGTTGCTGCTGCGATGATTGTAGAGCAACGTGGACTTGCAGCCCTCGGACTGGGGGTCAAGCTGCCTGTGGAGGAAGAGGTTATCGGGGATGTCCCCAAAAGGATATCTAGAGCCTCCCGTAGAAGCAGGAACGCCTCATAG
- a CDS encoding tetratricopeptide repeat protein translates to MTNLTLLTVYRPLECRPDSYQGWYTQANVLLQRKLYTEALLSYEKALEYYPKDYWAWYKRGMTLEELGRYEEAVSSYENASQVQPSNYWAWYDQGCVYLEDIKDYQKAIECFDKALEASPNDYWSHYRKGEALRLWGHYEAAIACYDKSLEIRANDYWAWYRRGDALLNWGRKEEALTNYKNALDAKPNDYWASYQQGVILQELGRFQEAISCYQNALDIEPDDEYGWYNQACCYAKLGNIHEAIYSLEKAVQIYPPTYLELAQNNSELDLIRQDERFLNLVNTYEVQESNGNGHQ, encoded by the coding sequence ATGACAAATTTAACTTTATTGACCGTTTATCGTCCCTTAGAATGCCGTCCAGATAGCTATCAAGGCTGGTACACTCAGGCTAATGTTCTTCTTCAAAGAAAGTTATATACTGAAGCGTTATTAAGTTACGAAAAAGCTTTAGAATATTATCCTAAAGATTATTGGGCATGGTACAAAAGAGGTATGACATTAGAAGAATTAGGACGTTATGAAGAGGCAGTCTCTAGCTATGAAAATGCCTCCCAAGTTCAACCGAGTAATTACTGGGCTTGGTATGATCAAGGGTGTGTCTATCTAGAAGACATAAAAGACTATCAAAAAGCGATCGAGTGTTTTGATAAAGCGTTAGAAGCTAGTCCTAATGACTATTGGAGTCATTATCGCAAAGGGGAAGCTCTCCGATTATGGGGACACTATGAAGCGGCGATCGCGTGTTATGATAAATCTTTAGAAATCCGAGCCAATGACTATTGGGCTTGGTATCGTCGGGGTGATGCTCTGCTAAACTGGGGCAGAAAAGAAGAAGCTTTGACGAATTATAAAAATGCTCTTGATGCTAAACCTAATGATTATTGGGCTTCCTATCAACAAGGGGTAATTTTACAAGAATTAGGCAGATTTCAAGAGGCGATTTCCTGTTATCAGAATGCCCTAGATATCGAACCTGATGACGAATATGGTTGGTATAATCAAGCCTGTTGCTATGCTAAATTAGGGAATATTCATGAGGCTATTTATAGCCTAGAAAAAGCCGTTCAAATTTATCCACCCACCTATTTAGAATTAGCCCAAAATAATTCAGAACTTGACTTAATCCGTCAGGATGAACGATTTTTAAATTTAGTAAATACTTATGAAGTTCAGGAAAGTAATGGAAATGGACATCAATAA